A region from the Lysobacter antibioticus genome encodes:
- the purM gene encoding phosphoribosylformylglycinamidine cyclo-ligase, with translation MTYRDAGVDIDAGNQVVERIKPLVKRSFRPEVMGGLGGFGALFDLSGKYREPVLVSGTDGVGTKLKLAQQLNRHDTIGIDLVGMCVNDVLVQGAEPLFFLDYFATGKLDVDTTVAVVGGIAKGCELAGCALIGGETAEMPDMYPPGEYDLAGFTVGAVEKSQLLDGARVRRGDVLIGIASSGPHSNGYSLIRRIFDRAGRPGDVAVGGVRLIDALMEPTALYVKPVLELLRANGGEHRIHAMAHITGGGLTENIIRVIPDGLGLDIRTATWTLPPVFDWLQREGAVPREEMWRTFNCGIGFVLVVPDEAVAATERDLQRLGLAHWRIGEVVAHSEGERVHIG, from the coding sequence CTGACCTACCGCGACGCGGGCGTCGACATCGACGCCGGCAATCAGGTCGTCGAACGCATCAAGCCCTTGGTCAAGCGCAGCTTCCGGCCCGAGGTGATGGGCGGCCTGGGTGGCTTCGGCGCCTTGTTCGATCTGTCCGGCAAGTACCGCGAGCCGGTCCTGGTCTCGGGCACCGACGGCGTCGGCACCAAGCTCAAGCTCGCCCAGCAGCTCAACCGCCACGACACCATCGGCATCGACCTGGTCGGCATGTGCGTCAACGACGTGCTGGTGCAGGGCGCCGAGCCGCTGTTCTTCCTCGATTACTTCGCCACCGGCAAGCTCGATGTCGACACCACCGTGGCCGTGGTCGGCGGCATCGCCAAGGGCTGCGAACTGGCCGGTTGCGCGCTGATCGGCGGCGAGACCGCGGAAATGCCCGACATGTATCCGCCGGGCGAATACGACCTGGCCGGCTTCACCGTCGGCGCGGTCGAGAAGTCGCAGTTGCTCGACGGCGCGCGCGTGCGCCGCGGCGACGTGCTGATCGGCATCGCCTCGAGCGGCCCGCACTCCAACGGGTATTCGCTGATCCGCCGCATCTTCGATCGCGCCGGCCGCCCCGGCGACGTCGCCGTCGGCGGCGTGCGCCTGATCGATGCGCTGATGGAACCCACCGCGCTGTACGTCAAGCCGGTGCTGGAACTGCTGCGCGCCAACGGCGGCGAGCACCGGATCCACGCCATGGCCCACATCACCGGCGGCGGCCTGACCGAGAACATCATCCGCGTGATCCCCGACGGCCTGGGCCTCGACATCCGCACCGCCACCTGGACCCTGCCGCCGGTGTTCGACTGGCTGCAGCGCGAAGGCGCGGTGCCGCGCGAGGAAATGTGGCGCACCTTCAACTGCGGCATCGGCTTCGTGCTGGTGGTGCCGGATGAAGCGGTCGCGGCGACCGAACGCGACCTGCAGCGCCTGGGCCTGGCCCATTGGCGCATCGGCGAAGTCGTCGCTCACTCCGAAGGCGAGCGCGTGCACATCGGCTGA
- a CDS encoding DUF2238 domain-containing protein — protein sequence MSVAKKFALTVVLAVFALTWIGPTSPFEQGMHSVLTVLGLLWLWRHDRRWPLRDGHYVAICAFMVAHCIAARWLYSYVPYDQWIQSLTGGWSLDRALGFERNHFDRLIHFLYGVCFAPAVREYLRQRWPALSPRQAFVLAVAAIMCTSLIYEWIEWAIALTMSPEAAESYNGQQGDVWDAHTDMFLATLGALAAWPRARR from the coding sequence ATGAGCGTCGCCAAGAAATTCGCCCTGACCGTGGTGCTGGCGGTGTTCGCCCTGACCTGGATCGGCCCGACCAGCCCGTTCGAGCAGGGCATGCACAGCGTGCTGACCGTGCTCGGCCTGCTGTGGCTGTGGCGCCACGACCGCCGCTGGCCGCTGCGCGACGGGCATTACGTCGCGATCTGCGCCTTCATGGTCGCGCACTGCATCGCCGCGCGCTGGCTGTATTCCTACGTGCCCTACGACCAGTGGATCCAGTCGCTGACCGGCGGCTGGTCACTGGATCGCGCGCTCGGCTTCGAACGCAACCACTTCGACCGGCTGATCCATTTCCTCTACGGCGTCTGCTTCGCCCCGGCGGTGCGCGAGTACCTGCGCCAGCGCTGGCCGGCGCTGTCGCCGCGCCAGGCCTTCGTGCTCGCGGTGGCCGCGATCATGTGCACCAGCCTGATCTACGAATGGATCGAATGGGCGATCGCTCTGACCATGTCGCCGGAAGCCGCCGAGTCCTACAACGGCCAGCAAGGCGACGTCTGGGACGCCCACACCGACATGTTTCTTGCGACACTGGGCGCGCTCGCCGCCTGGCCGCGCGCGCGGCGCTGA